The Echinimonas agarilytica genomic sequence CCGATATGCTCAATGATGCACTGACCAATCAAGGACTGGAATCTCAGGTGCACATGGAGTTCGAGCAGATTTCAGATCTCGCAGAACCCGATTCATTTTGGCTGGTCTGCACATCCACTCATGGAGCTGGAGATTTACCCGACAATATCGAGCCATTATTGGAATATTTACAAGCTCGCCCCGATCTCAGACACATTAAATATGATGTGATTGGTATTGGTGACAGAAGCTATGACACCTTTAATCAGGCTGCTCAGACCTTAGATGAAGAGCTTGAACAGTGTGGTGCAGTTCGACTATCTGAACCCTTACTCATTGATGTACAAGAAGATCCTTTACCAGAAGAGCCTGCTTTAAACTGGCTCACAGACTGGTACAACACACATGTTTATCAGGATTGTGAATAACTCAGTTAATATCCATTGTTTTAAGCTTGTTTATCCACTGTATAAAGATCAACTCAACAACACCTGTGGATAAGCAAGGCTTTTGATCACGGGATCTTACCAACTTGATCCAAGCTAGATCACAGTTTAGAAAACTTATAAGTAACTGTTTTATATTTAAAATAATTACTTACCCACAGAGATCGCGTTACTTAATAGTAATAACATTAAGATCTTTTAAAGATCTAAATAAAGATCTATTAAGATCCTTTCTTTGATCAAATCCGATCGTTTACTTTCGCTTAAGCTCAGAGAAGGTTAAAATACCCGGCTACTTCGTGCCTTGAACACAATTGAGAACAACCATGGACCTGCAACAACATTTTGATGTCATCGTGATCGGAGGCGGTCATGCTGGTACAGAAGCAGCGCTTGCTGCTGCGCGCTCCGGCAGTAATACATTGCTGCTCACTCACAACATTGAAACGTTAGGGCAAATGTCATGTAATCCTGCGATTGGTGGTATTGGCAAAGGTCACCTCGTCAAAGAAATTGACGCACTTGGCGGTGCAATGGCGTTAGGAGCGGATCGCGCAGGTATTCAATTCAGAACATTGAATGCCAGCAAAGGACCAGCAGTTAGAGCGACTCGAGCACAAGCTGATCGCGTACTTTATCGAGCAGCAATCCGAGAAATTATTGAAAACCAACCTAATTTATTGGTATTTCAACAAGCATGTGATGATTTGATCGTTCAAGGTGACAAAGTCACAGGAGTCGT encodes the following:
- the mioC gene encoding FMN-binding protein MioC — encoded protein: MKKIQILCGTMLGGTEYVADMLNDALTNQGLESQVHMEFEQISDLAEPDSFWLVCTSTHGAGDLPDNIEPLLEYLQARPDLRHIKYDVIGIGDRSYDTFNQAAQTLDEELEQCGAVRLSEPLLIDVQEDPLPEEPALNWLTDWYNTHVYQDCE